The Maylandia zebra isolate NMK-2024a linkage group LG7, Mzebra_GT3a, whole genome shotgun sequence genome contains a region encoding:
- the LOC101478600 gene encoding UDP-glucuronosyltransferase 2C1, with protein sequence MQFQSDWICSQTQDLFVVSHMMQVSTSLPLLLLSLTLLLLHPVSLVHGGHVLAFPGEFSHWLNMRNIIEELVKRNHSVTILVPDASPSVNYNNSRDTAKFNFLVFKVSYSRQEYLDLMQELMRFSMYEAHLSSPLQKFLKTASWILHFLDFGRQQCDGMLRNKQLMATLRHTSFDVILQDSMAMCGDLVADLLSVPLIISMRFSFGSVFERHCGHAPAPPSYVPLAPLSYNDHMTLSERLVNMVIYVGSSAVSELTWKLTLDQYYREIKGTPSSVCETMGKADVWLIRTFWDIETPRPTPPNFKYVGGLHCKPANQLPEDLEAFVQSSGDAGIIVASFGSMVTNLTMQHANIIATAFGQIPQKVIWRYRGEAPTALAPNTKISDWIPQNDLLGHPKTKAFVTHGGTNSLYEAVFHGVPLVGVPLFGDQPDNLARMSRLGTAIVLDFNHLTAEELAEALHVVTNQPSYRTNMQRLSAVHRDQPVTPLSTAVFWVEFVMRHGGARHLRLASYDLNWFQYHSLDTGAALLIALMTVAALWWVGIRCILRQCRRRAGREKKD encoded by the exons ATGCAGTTTCAGTCTGACTGGATTTGCTCACAAACTCAGgatctttttgttgtttcacaCATGATGCAGGTTTCCAcgtctcttcctcttcttcttctttccctcACCCTCCTGCTCCTTCATCCCGTCTCCCTGGTACATGGTGGCCATGTTCTGGCATTTCCGGGAGAGTTCAGCCATTGGTTGAACATGCGGAACATCATAGAGGAGCTGGTGAAGAGGAATCATTCGGTCACCATCTTAGTGCCCGATGCATCGCCGTCTGTCAACTACAACAACAGCCGTGACACCGCCAAGTTCAACTTCCTGGTCTTCAAG GTGTCGTACAGCCGGCAGGAGTATCTGGACCTTATGCAGGAATTGATGCGTTTCTCCATGTATGAGGCGCACTTGTCTTCACCACTGCAGAAGTTCCTAAAGACGGCTTCCTGGATACTGCACTTCCTGGACTTCGGGAGGCAGCAGTGTGACGGAATGCTGAGGAACAAGCAGCTGATGGCGACTCTGCGCCACACCAGCTTTGACGTCATCTTGCAGGACTCGATGGCAATGTGTGGTGACCTGGTGGCAGACTTGCTCAGTGTGCCACTCATCATCTCAATGCGCTTCAGCTTCGGCAGTGTTTTTGAGCGACACTGTGGCCACGCCCCCGCACCGCCATCCTACGTCCCGTTAGCTCCTCTCTCATACAACGACCACATGACACTCAGTGAGAGGCTGGTCAACATGGTGATATATGTGGGGTCGTCAGCAGTAAGCGAACTGACCTGGAAGCTGACGCTCGATCAATACTACAGGGAGATCAAAG GAACTCccagcagtgtgtgtgagacTATGGGGAAGGCCGACGTGTGGCTCATCAGGACGTTCTGGGACATTGAGACGCCACGGCCGACCCCACCAAACTTCAAATACGTGGGCGGTCTACACTGCAAACCGGCCAATCAGCTGCCAGAG GACCTGGAGGCATTTGTGCAGAGTTCAGGTGATGCCGGCATAATTGTGGCTTCCTTCGGCTCCATGGTAACCAACCTGACGATGCAGCACGCTAACATCATCGCCACCGCCTTCGGTCAGATCCCACAGAAG gTGATTTGGCGTTACCGTGGCGAGGCTCCAACTGCATTGGCTCCAAACACGAAGATTTCTGATTGGATCCCTCAGAACGACCTGCTGG gtcaCCCAAAGACAAAGGCATTCGTGACACACGGCGGCACTAACAGTCTATATGAAGCTGTGTTTCACGGCGTGCCTCTGGTGGGCGTGCCGCTGTTTGGCGATCAGCCTGATAATCTCGCCCGTATGAGCCGCCTCGGCACCGCCATCGTCCTGGACTTCAACCATCTGACAGCTGAGGAGCTGGCAGAGGCGCTGCACGTCGTCACAAACCAGCCAAG CTACAGGACCAACATGCAGCGTCTGTCAGCGGTGCACCGCGACCAGCCAGTAACGCCACTGAGTACCGCCGTCTTCTGGGTGGAGTTTGTGATGCGACACGGTGGAGCTAGGCATCTGCGGTTGGCATCATACGACCTGAACTGGTTCCAGTACCACAGCTTGGACACCGGTGCTGCCCTGCTGATCGCTTTGATGACCGTCGCGGCTTTGTGGTGGGTGGGGATACGCTGCATCCTGCGGCAGTGCAGACGGCGAGCAGGAAGAGAGAAGAAGGACTGA
- the LOC101478877 gene encoding UDP-glucuronosyltransferase 2A2 isoform X1, with product MQFQSDWICSQTQDLFVVSHMMQVSTSLPLLFLPLTLLLLHPVSLVHGGHVLAFPGEFSHWLNMRNIIEELVKRNHSVTILVPDASPSVNYNNSRDAAKFNFLVFKVSYSREEYVGTMHEFIQFSMYESHTSSPLQKIMKMNDFMGRTLDFGRQQCDGVLKNQQLMATLQDSAFDAILQDPLAMCGDLVADMLGVPLILSLRFSFGSVMERHCGHAPLPPSYVPLAPLPYNDRMTFVERLINMVTYVASSTLTELAWKLSVNKYYSEIKGTPSSVCETMGKADVWLIRTFWDIETPRPTPPNFKYVGGLHCKPANQLPEDLEAFVQSSGDAGIIVASFGSMVTNLTMQHANIIATAFGQIPQKVIWRYRGEAPTALAPNTKISDWIPQNDLLGHPKTKAFVTHGGTNGLYEAVFHGVPLVGVPLFGDQPDNLARMSRLGTAIVLDFNHLTAEELAEALHVVTNQPSYRTNMQRLSAVHRDQPVTPLSTAVFWVEFVMRHGGARHLRLASYDLNWFQYHSLDTGAALLVALMTVAALWWVGIRCILRQCRQRAGREKKD from the exons ATGCAGTTTCAGTCTGACTGGATTTGCTCACAAACTCAGgatctttttgttgtttcacaCATGATGCAGGTTTCCAcgtctcttcctcttctttttcttcccctcACCCTCCTGCTCCTTCATCCCGTCTCCCTGGTACATGGTGGCCATGTTCTGGCATTTCCGGGAGAGTTCAGCCATTGGTTGAACATGCGGAACATCATAGAGGAGCTGGTGAAGAGGAATCATTCGGTCACCATCTTAGTGCCCGATGCATCGCCGTCTGTCAACTACAACAACAGCCGTGACGCTGCCAAGTTCAACTTCCTGGTCTTCAAG GTGTCATATAGCAGGGAGGAATATGTGGGCACCATGCACGAATTCATCCAGTTCTCTATGTACGAGTCACACACCTCTTCACCGCTGCAAAAGATCATGAAGATGAACGATTTCATGGGCCGCACCCTGGACTTTGGGAGGCAGCAGTGTGATGGGGTGCTGAAGAACCAGCAGCTGATGGCGACTCTGCAGGACAGTGCTTTCGATGCTATCCTACAAGACCCCCTTGCAATGTGTGGCGACCTGGTGGCTGATATGCTCGGCGTGCCACTCATCCTCTCGCTGCGCTTCAGCTTTGGCAGTGTTATGGAGCGACACTGTGGCCACGCCCCGTTGCCACCATCTTATGTTCCATTAGCTCCTCTTCCATACAACGACCGCATGACGTTCGTGGAGAGACTGATCAACATGGTGACATATGTGGCGTCATCCACGCTAACTGAACTTGCCTGGAAGCTGTCTGTGAATAAATACTATAGTGAGATCAAAG GAACTCccagcagtgtgtgtgagacTATGGGGAAGGCCGACGTGTGGCTCATCAGGACGTTCTGGGACATTGAGACGCCACGGCCGACCCCACCAAACTTCAAATACGTGGGCGGTCTACACTGCAAACCAGCCAATCAGCTGCCAGAG GACCTGGAGGCATTTGTGCAGAGTTCAGGTGATGCCGGCATAATTGTGGCTTCCTTCGGCTCCATGGTAACCAACCTGACGATGCAGCACGCTAACATCATCGCCACCGCCTTCGGTCAGATCCCACAGAAG GTGATTTGGCGTTACCGTGGCGAGGCTCCAACTGCATTGGCGCCAAACACAAAGATTTCTGATTGGATCCCTCAGAACGACCTGCTgg GTCACCCAAAGACAAAGGCATTCGTGACACATGGCGGCACTAACGGTCTGTATGAAGCTGTGTTTCACGGTGTGCCTCTGGTGGGCGTGCCACTGTTTGGCGATCAGCCTGATAATCTCGCCCGTATGAGCCGCCTCGGCACCGCCATCGTCCTGGACTTCAACCATCTGACAGCTGAGGAGCTGGCAGAGGCGCTGCACGTCGTTACAAACCAGCCAAG CTACAGGACCAACATGCAGCGTCTGTCAGCGGTGCACCGCGACCAGCCAGTAACACCACTGAGTACCGCCGTCTTCTGGGTGGAGTTTGTTATGCGACATGGTGGAGCTAGGCATCTGCGGTTGGCATCATACGACCTGAACTGGTTCCAGTACCACAGCTTGGACACCGGTGCTGCCCTGCTGGTCGCTTTGATGACCGTCGCTGCTTTGTGGTGGGTGGGGATACGCTGCATCCTGCGGCAGTGCAGACAGCGAGCAGGAAGAGAGAAGAAGGACTGA
- the LOC101478877 gene encoding UDP-glucuronosyltransferase 2A2 isoform X2 gives MGKADVWLIRTFWDIETPRPTPPNFKYVGGLHCKPANQLPEDLEAFVQSSGDAGIIVASFGSMVTNLTMQHANIIATAFGQIPQKVIWRYRGEAPTALAPNTKISDWIPQNDLLGHPKTKAFVTHGGTNGLYEAVFHGVPLVGVPLFGDQPDNLARMSRLGTAIVLDFNHLTAEELAEALHVVTNQPSYRTNMQRLSAVHRDQPVTPLSTAVFWVEFVMRHGGARHLRLASYDLNWFQYHSLDTGAALLVALMTVAALWWVGIRCILRQCRQRAGREKKD, from the exons ATGGGGAAGGCCGACGTGTGGCTCATCAGGACGTTCTGGGACATTGAGACGCCACGGCCGACCCCACCAAACTTCAAATACGTGGGCGGTCTACACTGCAAACCAGCCAATCAGCTGCCAGAG GACCTGGAGGCATTTGTGCAGAGTTCAGGTGATGCCGGCATAATTGTGGCTTCCTTCGGCTCCATGGTAACCAACCTGACGATGCAGCACGCTAACATCATCGCCACCGCCTTCGGTCAGATCCCACAGAAG GTGATTTGGCGTTACCGTGGCGAGGCTCCAACTGCATTGGCGCCAAACACAAAGATTTCTGATTGGATCCCTCAGAACGACCTGCTgg GTCACCCAAAGACAAAGGCATTCGTGACACATGGCGGCACTAACGGTCTGTATGAAGCTGTGTTTCACGGTGTGCCTCTGGTGGGCGTGCCACTGTTTGGCGATCAGCCTGATAATCTCGCCCGTATGAGCCGCCTCGGCACCGCCATCGTCCTGGACTTCAACCATCTGACAGCTGAGGAGCTGGCAGAGGCGCTGCACGTCGTTACAAACCAGCCAAG CTACAGGACCAACATGCAGCGTCTGTCAGCGGTGCACCGCGACCAGCCAGTAACACCACTGAGTACCGCCGTCTTCTGGGTGGAGTTTGTTATGCGACATGGTGGAGCTAGGCATCTGCGGTTGGCATCATACGACCTGAACTGGTTCCAGTACCACAGCTTGGACACCGGTGCTGCCCTGCTGGTCGCTTTGATGACCGTCGCTGCTTTGTGGTGGGTGGGGATACGCTGCATCCTGCGGCAGTGCAGACAGCGAGCAGGAAGAGAGAAGAAGGACTGA